One Gossypium hirsutum isolate 1008001.06 chromosome A11, Gossypium_hirsutum_v2.1, whole genome shotgun sequence genomic window carries:
- the LOC107924650 gene encoding DNA replication licensing factor MCM7: MKDLNFDADKAVAKDFISNFADANGDAKYMDILQEVANRKIKAVQIDLEDLFNYKDLDEEFLKRVTENTRRYIEIFAGAIDELLPEPTEAFHDDDHDILMTQRAEDATNNTDGSDPRQKMPPEIKRYYEVYIRAPSKGRPFTIREVKASYIGQLVRISGIVTRCSDVKPLMQVAVYTCEECGCEIYQDVTARVFMPLYECPSRRCSVNRKKGNLILQLRASKFLKFQEAKIQELAEHVPKGHIPRSMTVHFRGEMTRKVAPGDVVELSGIFLPIPYTGFRAMRAGLVADTYLEAMSVTHFKKKYEEYELRGDEEEQIARLAEDGDIYNKLARSLAPEIYGHEDVKKALLLLLVGAPHRKLKDGMKIRGDLHICLMGDPGVAKSQLLKHIINVAPRGVYTTGRGSSGVGLTAAVQKDPVTNEMVLEGGALVLADMGICAIDEFDKMDESDRTAIHEVMEQQTVSIAKAGITTSLNARTAVLAAANPAWGRYDLRRTPAENINLPPALLSRFDILWLILDRADMDSDLEMARHVVYVHQNKESPALGFTPLEPSVLRAYISAARRLSPYVPKELEEYIATAYSSIRQEEAKSSTPHSYTTVRTLLSILRISAALARLRFSETVAQSDVDEALRLMQMSKFSLYSDDRQKSGLDAISDIYSILRDEAARANKMDVSYAHALNWISRKGYSEAQLKECLEEYAALNVWQIHPHTFDIRFIDA; encoded by the exons ATGAAGGACCTCAACTTCGACGCGGACAAAG CTGTCGCCAAAGATTTCATCTCAAACTTCGCAGACGCAAATGGCGACGCAAAATATATGGACATCCTT CAAGAGGTCGCGAATCGTAAAATTAAAGCAGTACAGATCGATCTCGAGGACCTATTTAAC TATAAAGACTTGGATGAGGAATTTTTGAAGCGGGTTACTGAGAACACTCGAAGATACATTGAAATTTTCGCAGGTGCCATTGACGAGCTTTTACCGGAGCCTACTGAGGCATTTCATGATGATGATCATGATATATTGATGACACAGAGAGCCGAGGACGCTACCAATAATACAGATGGGTCTGATCCGCGTCAGAAGATGCCTCCAGAGATTAAACGTTACTA TGAAGTTTATATCAGAGCACCTTCAAAGGGGAGGCCGTTTACCATTAGGGAGGTGAAGGCTTCGTATATTGGCCAGCTTGTACGAATATCTGGTATTGTGACTCGTTGTTCGGATGTTAAGCCTCTGATGCAGGTAGCTGTCTACACATGTGAAGAATGTGGTTGTGAAATTTATCAG GATGTAACTGCTCGAGTATTCATGCCCTTGTATGAGTGCCCCTCAAGGCGTTGTTCAGTGAACAGGAAAAAAGGGAACCTTATCCTTCAACTTAGAGCATCGAAGTTTTTGAAGTTCCAAGAG GCCAAGATTCAAGAGTTGGCGGAGCATGTTCCCAAAGGCCACATTCCGCGGTCTATGACAGTTCATTTTAGAGGAGAAATGACGAGAAAG GTTGCTCCAGGTGATGTTGTTGAATTATCAGGCATCTTTCTTCCCATTCCTTACACTGGATTTAGGGCAATGCGTGCTGGATTAGTTGCAGATACCTATTTGGAAGCCATGTCTGTCACCCATTTCAAGAAAAAATATGAAGA GTATGAACTTAGGGGAGATGAAGAAGAGCAAATTGCACGATTAGCTGAGGATGGTGATATATATAACAAGTTGGCACGGTCATTAGCACCTGAAATTTATGGACATGAAGATGTTAAAAAGGCTTTGCTTCTTCTTCTTGTGGGTGCTCCACACCGGAAGCTAAAGGATGGGATGAAG ATCAGAGGAGATTTGCATATTTGTTTGATGGGTGATCCTGGTGTTGCCAAAAGTCAGCTTCTCAAGCACATTATAAATGTAGCACCCAGGGGAGTCTATACCACTGGCCGAGGAAGCAGTGGAGTTGGTCTAACTGCAGCTGTGCAGAAAGATCCTGTCACAAATGAGATGGTCTTGGAAGGGGGAGCCCTG GTGTTAGCAGATATGGGTATATGTGCTATTGATGAGTTTGATAAGATGGATGAATCCGATCGAACAGCAATACATGAAGTTATGGAGCAGCAGACTGTGAGTATTGCAAAGGCAGGGATCACCACATCTTTGAATGCAAGAACTGCAGTTCTTGCTGCTGCTAATCCAGCCTG GGGAAGATATGACCTACGCAGAACGCCAGCTGAAAACATCAATCTCCCTCCAGCCCTTCTGTCAAGATTTGATATTCTGTGGTTGATCTTGGATCGAGCAGATATGGATAGTGATCTTGAGATGGCAAGGCATGTTGTTTATGTGCACCAGAATAAAGAATCTCCTGCACTTGGCTTCACTCCACTTGAACCATCTGTTCTTCG TGCATATATTTCTGCTGCAAGAAGATTGTCTCCTTATGTTCCAAAGGAGCTAGAAGAGTATATTGCTACAGCCTATTCCAGCATTCGTCAAGAAGAAGCTAAATCAAGTACACCTCATTCTTATACTACTGTGAGGACCCTACTGAGCATTCTTCGAATATCAGCA GCACTAGCACGGCTTCGTTTCTCTGAAACTGTGGCCCAGAGTGATGTGGATGAGGCTCTTAGGCTGATGCAAATGTCAAAATTCTCCTTGTATTCTGATGATCGTCAGAAGTCTGGTCTGGATGCCATATCTGATATATATTCAATATTACGAGATGAAGCCGCAAGGGCTAACAAGATGGACGTGAGCTATGCCCATGCATTGAATTGGATATCTAGAAAG GGATATAGCGAAGCTCAGTTGAAAGAATGTTTAGAGGAATATGCTGCCTTAAACGTGTGGCAGATACATCCCCACACTTTTGATATCCGATTTATAGATGCTTGA